One region of Syntrophobacter fumaroxidans MPOB genomic DNA includes:
- the hisD gene encoding histidinol dehydrogenase — translation MLEAISYPSVEADSRLAVIASRKMGPDVALEKSVIEILLDVKANGDDALLRYTRQFDASELDAERLTVSPEEIRSAYDAVDPELLGIIQEAMANIEAFHRQQLRPSHFITKPDGTFLGQMVRPVEAAGLYIPGGQAGETPLLSSVLMNGIPARLAGVRDIAMVTPPRADGSVSPALLVAAAEVGITRIHRAGSAWGIAALAYGTESVRKVDVVVGPGNIYVSLAKKLVWGAVGIDMLAGPSEILVVADDRGNPRYIAADLLSQAEHDPMASAVLITTEASLAEKVAASLEEQLLRLPRQEIARRALRDYGAIFLAEDLDQALELANGIAPEHLELQVCDPWACLGKIRNAGAVFMGEWTPEAVGDYFAGPNHVLPTAGTARFASALGVENFLKRTSVISFSGNAFRRDAEAIVRMAEMEGLEAHAASIRVRMKP, via the coding sequence GTGCTCGAAGCCATTTCTTATCCATCGGTGGAAGCCGACAGCCGCCTGGCTGTCATCGCGTCGCGCAAAATGGGCCCCGACGTCGCCCTTGAAAAGAGCGTCATTGAAATCCTTCTCGACGTCAAGGCAAACGGTGACGACGCCCTGCTCCGCTACACCAGGCAATTCGACGCCTCCGAGCTTGACGCCGAACGGCTCACGGTTTCACCCGAGGAAATCCGGTCGGCTTATGACGCGGTCGACCCCGAGCTTCTCGGAATCATCCAAGAGGCGATGGCAAACATCGAGGCCTTTCATCGCCAGCAACTGCGTCCTTCGCATTTCATCACCAAGCCCGACGGGACATTCCTCGGACAGATGGTGCGGCCGGTTGAAGCCGCGGGACTTTACATTCCCGGGGGGCAGGCGGGGGAAACGCCGCTCCTCTCGTCCGTCCTCATGAACGGCATACCGGCACGCCTCGCCGGCGTGCGGGACATCGCCATGGTCACTCCGCCGCGCGCGGACGGAAGCGTGAGCCCGGCCCTTCTGGTCGCGGCCGCAGAGGTGGGCATAACCCGCATCCACAGGGCCGGCAGCGCCTGGGGCATCGCCGCTCTCGCCTACGGCACGGAATCCGTGCGCAAAGTCGACGTCGTCGTCGGACCCGGCAACATCTATGTTTCCCTGGCCAAGAAACTGGTTTGGGGAGCAGTGGGCATAGACATGCTCGCAGGCCCGAGTGAAATTCTCGTTGTCGCCGACGATCGCGGCAACCCCCGATACATTGCGGCGGATCTGCTCAGCCAGGCCGAGCACGATCCCATGGCAAGCGCCGTCCTGATCACCACGGAGGCGTCCCTGGCCGAAAAAGTAGCCGCCAGCCTCGAGGAGCAACTGCTCCGGCTGCCGCGGCAAGAAATCGCCCGCCGGGCGCTGCGCGATTACGGTGCCATATTCCTGGCGGAAGACCTGGATCAGGCGTTGGAACTGGCCAACGGTATCGCTCCCGAGCATCTGGAGCTTCAGGTGTGCGATCCGTGGGCGTGTCTTGGCAAGATCAGGAACGCGGGGGCGGTCTTCATGGGCGAGTGGACTCCGGAAGCCGTGGGAGACTACTTCGCGGGGCCCAATCACGTGCTCCCCACCGCGGGAACCGCCCGGTTCGCCTCAGCCCTGGGCGTCGAAAACTTCCTCAAGAGGACCAGCGTGATTTCATTTTCCGGAAATGCGTTCCGGCGCGACGCGGAGGCTATCGTCCGCATGGCCGAAATGGAAGGGCTCGAAGCCCATGCCGCCTCGATCCGTGTGAGGATGAAACCCTGA
- a CDS encoding septal ring lytic transglycosylase RlpA family protein gives MPWRTRVGIGLLLAVLAAGCTRTPPPPPPTPSPPVSGLRTQRPYQINGIWYYPLPSAEGYVEEGTASWYGSDFHGRPTACGERYDMFAMTAAHKTLPLGTYVKVTNLENHRSTILRINDRGPFVAGRIIDLSCRGAQELDSYRKGTARVRVEAVQYASEEKLGTNTYWRVDPVPSFRYGQFTIQIGAFREQPNALKLKDRMSRHFDGAQIVQAYEKGCILHRVQVGMYRDLLLARKELDSLRIHGFSDAFIVAVEGQ, from the coding sequence ATGCCTTGGAGAACACGCGTCGGTATCGGCCTCCTGCTCGCCGTTCTTGCGGCCGGCTGCACCAGGACGCCTCCGCCTCCGCCCCCCACGCCCTCTCCACCGGTTTCCGGCCTGCGAACGCAAAGACCTTACCAGATCAACGGGATCTGGTACTATCCCCTTCCTTCCGCCGAAGGCTACGTCGAGGAAGGCACCGCCAGCTGGTACGGGTCGGACTTCCACGGAAGGCCGACGGCATGCGGCGAACGCTACGACATGTTCGCCATGACCGCCGCCCACAAGACGCTTCCCCTGGGCACGTACGTCAAGGTCACCAATCTCGAAAACCACCGGTCCACGATCCTGAGGATAAACGACCGGGGACCTTTCGTGGCCGGCAGGATCATCGACCTCTCCTGCCGCGGAGCCCAGGAACTCGATTCCTATCGGAAAGGGACGGCAAGGGTCAGGGTGGAAGCGGTTCAATACGCGTCCGAGGAGAAGCTGGGCACGAACACATACTGGAGGGTGGATCCGGTCCCGTCTTTCCGTTACGGCCAATTCACCATCCAGATTGGAGCCTTCCGGGAACAGCCGAACGCCTTGAAGCTAAAGGACAGGATGTCAAGGCATTTCGATGGGGCTCAGATCGTCCAGGCCTATGAAAAAGGGTGCATTCTCCACCGCGTGCAGGTGGGGATGTACAGGGATTTGCTCCTGGCCCGCAAAGAACTCGATTCTCTGCGCATTCACGGTTTCAGCGATGCGTTCATCGTGGCAGTGGAGGGACAATAA
- a CDS encoding triose-phosphate isomerase, which produces MARWNSKKRVLDHEHSRFWRHNLIDTAEPNLMREVFPYTEVPRIDFDHMMLPIDPAEDVFITDTTFRDGQQARPPYTVKQIGTIFDFLHRLSGPGGVIRQSEFFLYTGKDREALDLCRSKGYAFPKITGWIRAVEQDLQLVADMGLDETGILTSVSDYHIFLKLNLDRKGAFDKYLRIARTAIEKGIIPRCHFEDVTRADVYGFCIPLATELMRLREESGIDVKIRLCDTLGFGLTYTGAALPRSVPKIVRAFIEEAGVPGHLLEWHGHNDFHKVLVNAATAWLYGCSGANGTLLGFGERTGNAPIEGLIMEYIGLMGTTNGIDTTAITDMAEYFQSVLGYRIPPNYPYVGEEFNATRAGIHADGLVKHEEIYNIFDTRILLRRPVSIIISDKSGVASIAYWVNTRLRLEGERRLDKRHPGIIKIHKRVMHEYEQGRNTSISNEELERWSRRFLPEFFVSEFDLLKRKAYALAAHLVEEVVESEVIKSMDPARQELALQTMLDLNPFIQYIYVTDHEGRKLTRNITHIVDKAKYESAKVGEDLSDRPWFIEPMKDGKVHVTDFYTSRYTGALCITVSAPIRNESEEIVGILGIDIRFEDLAKMEQNGDV; this is translated from the coding sequence ATGGCCCGATGGAACAGTAAGAAACGGGTCCTGGACCACGAACATTCGCGGTTCTGGCGGCACAACCTGATCGATACCGCCGAACCGAATCTCATGAGGGAGGTGTTCCCGTACACCGAGGTGCCCCGGATCGACTTCGACCACATGATGCTGCCCATCGATCCGGCGGAGGACGTGTTCATCACCGATACGACCTTCCGTGACGGTCAGCAGGCCCGTCCTCCCTACACGGTCAAGCAGATCGGGACCATCTTCGATTTTCTGCACCGGCTGTCCGGCCCCGGTGGAGTGATCCGGCAGTCGGAGTTTTTCCTGTACACCGGCAAAGACCGGGAAGCCCTCGATTTATGCCGTTCCAAGGGTTACGCATTCCCCAAGATCACGGGCTGGATTCGTGCCGTCGAACAGGATCTTCAGCTGGTTGCCGATATGGGGCTCGATGAAACCGGGATCCTCACCTCGGTCTCCGACTATCATATCTTCCTGAAGCTCAACCTCGACCGCAAAGGCGCGTTCGACAAGTACCTGAGAATCGCCCGGACCGCCATCGAAAAAGGGATCATTCCGCGATGCCATTTTGAAGACGTGACCCGCGCGGACGTTTACGGATTCTGCATCCCGCTCGCCACCGAGCTGATGAGGCTCCGGGAGGAGAGCGGAATCGACGTGAAAATCCGGCTGTGCGACACCCTCGGATTCGGGCTCACTTACACCGGAGCGGCGCTTCCGCGCAGTGTTCCCAAGATCGTGCGGGCCTTCATCGAGGAAGCCGGCGTCCCCGGACACCTGCTGGAATGGCACGGCCACAACGACTTTCACAAAGTACTCGTCAATGCCGCCACCGCCTGGCTGTACGGGTGCAGCGGCGCCAACGGGACGCTGCTCGGTTTCGGGGAGCGCACGGGAAACGCGCCCATCGAAGGCCTGATCATGGAGTACATCGGCCTGATGGGAACCACCAACGGAATCGACACCACAGCCATTACGGACATGGCCGAATACTTCCAATCCGTGCTCGGGTATCGCATACCGCCCAACTATCCCTACGTGGGTGAAGAATTCAACGCCACGCGCGCGGGTATCCATGCGGACGGACTGGTGAAGCATGAAGAAATCTATAATATCTTCGATACCCGGATCCTTCTCAGGAGGCCCGTCAGCATCATCATTTCGGACAAGTCGGGCGTCGCGTCCATTGCCTACTGGGTGAACACGCGGTTGCGACTGGAGGGGGAACGCCGCCTGGACAAGCGGCACCCGGGGATCATCAAGATCCACAAGAGGGTGATGCACGAATACGAGCAGGGTCGCAACACCTCCATTTCCAACGAGGAACTGGAGCGGTGGTCCCGGCGGTTCCTGCCGGAGTTCTTCGTCAGCGAATTCGATCTGCTCAAACGAAAGGCCTACGCGCTTGCCGCGCACCTGGTGGAGGAAGTGGTCGAAAGCGAGGTCATCAAGAGCATGGACCCGGCGCGCCAGGAACTGGCACTGCAGACCATGCTGGATCTCAACCCCTTTATCCAGTACATCTATGTCACCGACCACGAAGGCCGCAAGCTCACCAGGAACATCACCCATATCGTGGACAAGGCCAAGTACGAGAGTGCGAAGGTGGGAGAAGATCTCTCGGACCGTCCGTGGTTCATCGAACCCATGAAGGACGGAAAGGTGCACGTCACGGACTTCTACACGTCACGGTACACCGGGGCGCTCTGCATCACGGTGTCGGCCCCCATCCGGAACGAATCCGAAGAGATCGTGGGAATCCTGGGCATCGATATCCGGTTTGAAGATCTGGCCAAGATGGAGCAGAACGGGGATGTCTAG
- the aspS gene encoding aspartate--tRNA ligase — MEPQTDMQPDSPPETAIDLDDLGDWRKTHSCNSLGRGHVGETVVLMGWVQRRRDHGGLIFVDLRDREGLTQVVFDPQFDAVAHEHAHSLRSEYVIAVTGTVRPRPEGMTNPRLVTGEIEVITRELKILNSSKTPPFHVEDDVEASENIRLRYRYIDLRRPRMFHNLLLRHRAVQLTREYFNGAGFLEVETPVLTKSTPEGARDYLVPSRVNPGKFYALPQSPQLFKQILMVAGFERYYQIVKCFRDEDLRADRQPEFTQLDLEMSFVNEEHIYELIESWIRLLMKELLGVEMAPPFPRMSYAEAMRLYGTDRPDTRFGLLLTDVTDIVADSELRVFRQAVERNGIVKALRVPGGGGLSRKDLDDLTEYVKIFGAQGMAWIRIQPEGWQSPIAKFLQESVRERLAERLEIENGDIVMFLADQGKVVNDALGNLRVRLGNQLELIDPGSYNFVWVSHFPLLEWDAEEKRYTAVHHPFTSPIEEDVPLLREHPEQVRSRAYDLVLNGIEIGGGSIRIHRQELQELVFGALGIGREEAAEKFGFLLEALQYGAPPHGGIAFGVDRLVMLLSGSTSIRDVIAFPKTQKATCLMSGAPSEPELRQLLELCVRVESERRS; from the coding sequence ATGGAACCGCAAACGGACATGCAACCGGACAGCCCGCCGGAAACCGCGATCGACCTGGACGATCTGGGAGACTGGCGCAAGACTCATTCGTGCAACAGCCTGGGACGCGGGCACGTGGGTGAAACCGTGGTCCTGATGGGATGGGTGCAACGCAGGCGCGACCACGGCGGGTTGATTTTCGTGGACCTGCGAGACCGGGAGGGACTCACGCAGGTGGTCTTCGACCCTCAGTTCGACGCCGTGGCCCACGAACACGCGCATTCCCTGCGCAGCGAATACGTCATCGCCGTCACCGGCACGGTGAGGCCGCGTCCGGAAGGAATGACCAATCCCAGGCTGGTTACGGGAGAAATCGAGGTGATCACCAGGGAACTGAAGATCCTCAATTCGTCCAAGACCCCTCCTTTTCATGTCGAGGACGACGTCGAAGCCAGCGAAAATATCCGCCTGCGGTACCGTTATATCGATCTGCGCCGTCCAAGGATGTTCCACAACCTCCTTTTGCGGCACCGGGCCGTCCAACTCACCCGGGAATACTTCAACGGGGCGGGCTTCCTGGAAGTGGAAACCCCGGTCCTGACGAAGAGCACGCCTGAAGGGGCAAGAGATTACCTCGTGCCGAGTCGCGTCAATCCGGGCAAGTTCTACGCCTTGCCCCAGTCGCCTCAGCTTTTCAAGCAGATCCTCATGGTGGCGGGTTTCGAGCGTTACTACCAGATCGTGAAGTGTTTTCGGGATGAGGACCTGAGAGCGGATCGTCAACCGGAATTCACCCAGCTCGACCTTGAAATGTCCTTCGTGAATGAAGAACATATCTACGAACTCATCGAAAGCTGGATACGGCTCCTGATGAAAGAGCTGCTGGGGGTGGAGATGGCGCCGCCGTTTCCGCGCATGTCCTATGCGGAGGCCATGCGATTGTATGGAACCGATCGACCGGACACGCGCTTCGGCTTGTTGTTGACGGACGTCACCGACATCGTGGCGGATTCCGAGCTGCGCGTGTTCCGGCAGGCGGTCGAGCGAAACGGGATCGTGAAGGCGCTCCGGGTGCCCGGAGGGGGAGGTCTGTCTCGAAAGGATCTGGACGATCTGACCGAATACGTGAAAATATTCGGTGCCCAGGGCATGGCCTGGATCAGGATTCAGCCGGAGGGATGGCAATCCCCGATCGCCAAGTTTCTCCAGGAGAGCGTACGCGAACGCCTGGCGGAAAGGCTGGAAATCGAGAACGGCGACATCGTCATGTTCCTTGCCGACCAGGGCAAGGTGGTCAACGACGCATTGGGAAATCTGCGGGTTCGGCTCGGAAATCAGCTCGAACTCATTGACCCCGGGAGCTATAATTTTGTTTGGGTGTCGCATTTCCCGCTGCTCGAATGGGATGCGGAGGAGAAGCGTTACACGGCGGTCCATCACCCGTTCACGTCGCCGATCGAGGAAGACGTCCCGCTTCTGCGGGAACATCCCGAGCAGGTGAGGAGCCGGGCCTACGACCTGGTGCTCAATGGTATCGAAATCGGGGGCGGGAGCATCCGCATCCATCGCCAGGAGCTCCAGGAGCTTGTGTTCGGTGCGCTGGGCATCGGTCGCGAGGAGGCCGCGGAGAAATTCGGCTTTCTTCTGGAAGCGCTTCAGTACGGGGCGCCGCCCCACGGTGGGATCGCATTCGGCGTGGACAGGCTGGTCATGCTGTTGAGCGGTTCCACTTCGATCCGGGACGTGATCGCTTTTCCGAAGACGCAGAAGGCGACCTGCCTGATGAGCGGGGCGCCGTCGGAGCCGGAGTTGCGGCAACTCCTGGAGTTGTGCGTGAGGGTTGAAAGCGAACGGAGGAGTTGA
- the hisS gene encoding histidine--tRNA ligase, whose protein sequence is MESIQAIRGMNDILPGQIEWWQKVEKAAREVLEDFGYREIRTPVLEKLELFARGIGESTDIVEKEMYAFPDRKGDMLGLRPEATASVVRAYIQHNLQADPFTQKFYLMGPMFRHERPQKGRYRQFHQIDAEAFGIDDPMLDAEVMYMLRLFFERVGLSGVVLHINSLGCHECRQEYRSVLKEYLGGHVERLCPDCLRRRETNPLRVFDCKVERCQAVLEDAPLLPDYICGDCGEHFARVRDYLQQLQTDFVIDPRMVRGLDYYTRTTFEVITDRLGAQNAVGGGGRYNGLVRDLGGPDLPGIGFAIGMERLILLLQQEGEESKRSPRLFIATLGEAARLKGFLLAQQFRALGVSTETDYEARSLKSQMRRADRSGARYVLILGEEEIARGEIQLRDLREKSQVNLPLASASETVHRMCRDA, encoded by the coding sequence ATGGAAAGCATCCAGGCCATCAGAGGCATGAACGATATTCTGCCGGGGCAGATCGAATGGTGGCAGAAAGTGGAGAAAGCCGCCCGCGAAGTCCTGGAGGATTTCGGCTACCGTGAGATTCGAACTCCCGTCCTCGAGAAGCTCGAGCTCTTCGCCAGGGGAATCGGCGAGAGCACCGACATTGTGGAAAAGGAAATGTACGCCTTCCCCGACCGCAAGGGGGACATGCTGGGTCTGCGTCCGGAGGCCACCGCATCGGTGGTGAGAGCATACATCCAGCATAATCTGCAGGCGGATCCCTTCACTCAGAAGTTCTACCTGATGGGACCGATGTTCCGCCATGAACGCCCCCAGAAAGGGCGCTATCGACAGTTTCACCAGATCGACGCGGAAGCGTTCGGCATCGACGATCCCATGCTCGACGCCGAAGTCATGTACATGCTCCGGCTTTTCTTCGAACGCGTCGGCCTGAGCGGAGTCGTTCTGCACATCAACTCCCTAGGCTGCCATGAATGCCGGCAGGAATATCGTTCGGTTTTGAAGGAATATCTCGGAGGCCACGTCGAGCGCCTGTGCCCGGATTGCCTGCGGCGGCGCGAGACCAATCCCCTGCGGGTGTTCGACTGCAAGGTGGAACGTTGCCAGGCTGTGCTCGAGGACGCTCCTTTGCTGCCGGACTACATCTGCGGCGACTGCGGAGAACACTTCGCCCGAGTAAGGGACTACCTCCAGCAGCTCCAAACGGATTTCGTCATCGACCCGAGAATGGTGCGGGGATTGGACTATTACACGCGAACCACCTTCGAAGTCATAACGGACCGCCTGGGAGCTCAAAATGCCGTGGGGGGCGGCGGACGCTACAACGGGCTGGTACGGGATCTGGGAGGGCCGGACTTGCCCGGCATCGGGTTCGCCATCGGGATGGAACGCCTCATCCTGCTGCTCCAGCAGGAAGGGGAGGAATCGAAGCGAAGCCCGCGGCTGTTCATCGCAACCCTGGGGGAAGCGGCAAGACTGAAGGGCTTTCTGCTGGCCCAGCAGTTTCGAGCCCTCGGCGTTTCGACCGAAACGGACTATGAAGCCAGGAGCCTCAAGAGCCAGATGCGCCGCGCCGACCGGTCGGGAGCGCGTTACGTACTCATCCTGGGAGAAGAGGAAATCGCCCGGGGCGAAATCCAGCTCCGGGACCTGCGGGAGAAGTCCCAGGTCAATCTGCCCCTGGCGTCGGCGTCGGAAACCGTCCACCGGATGTGTCGAGACGCCTGA
- a CDS encoding sugar phosphate isomerase/epimerase family protein — MDARTTIKLAVCNFQDDPLETRRLALENGFSGVDWTFKLDELPEDPAGESEIIGKIAALHPLEVRYHCAFKEVDLGDEDATKARAAMALFRRICRLVHRLEGRFVTIHLGLGREAMNGLSWDRTTKALSELVSFARGLGIRICLENLASGWSSRPELFEKLIRRSGAGVTLDIGHAAVSHSVETQHYAVEDFVLPHQEKVFNAHIYHEERDDVHLPPNRLEDVEERLNLLRSLSCDWWVLELREPAALFQTLSIVNEYFQSNGRLTGS, encoded by the coding sequence ATGGATGCAAGGACGACCATCAAATTGGCTGTGTGCAACTTCCAGGACGATCCCCTGGAAACACGGAGACTGGCGCTCGAAAACGGTTTTTCCGGGGTTGACTGGACTTTCAAGTTGGACGAGCTGCCCGAAGATCCGGCCGGGGAGTCCGAAATCATCGGAAAGATAGCGGCGCTGCATCCCCTGGAGGTTCGCTATCACTGCGCGTTCAAAGAAGTGGACCTGGGCGACGAGGACGCGACCAAAGCAAGGGCCGCCATGGCGTTATTTCGCCGGATTTGTCGCCTGGTGCACCGGCTGGAGGGGCGGTTCGTGACCATCCATCTGGGTTTGGGGCGCGAGGCCATGAACGGACTTTCGTGGGATCGCACGACAAAGGCCCTCTCCGAACTGGTAAGCTTCGCCCGGGGGTTGGGGATTCGCATTTGCCTCGAGAACCTGGCTTCCGGGTGGTCCAGCCGGCCCGAGCTCTTCGAGAAGCTCATCCGCAGGTCCGGAGCGGGGGTAACCCTCGACATCGGGCATGCCGCGGTGAGTCATTCGGTCGAGACGCAGCATTACGCCGTCGAAGACTTCGTGTTGCCTCACCAGGAGAAGGTCTTCAATGCCCACATTTACCACGAGGAAAGGGACGACGTACATTTGCCGCCAAACCGGCTGGAGGACGTGGAAGAACGGTTGAACCTCCTCCGCTCCCTGTCGTGCGACTGGTGGGTGCTGGAGCTGCGCGAACCTGCCGCCCTTTTCCAGACCTTGTCGATCGTCAACGAGTACTTTCAATCGAACGGCCGGCTCACCGGTTCATGA
- a CDS encoding CDP-alcohol phosphatidyltransferase family protein, which yields MNDTGQPIDIPDRFPNDWKTKPTDRFILKWIKCNLSARITPRLLGLRGLRPWMITLAASGLGTMAGAVFAFGPAWAASAMAACAQVLDGVDGQFARLTNAQSKAGAFWDSVLDRYADGALVIGLTVWIGRNVEAVPYWLLGLLGFLAVVGSGLISYSTARAECLAVELGRPTLASKGTRTFVVVVCGFLTVFSCYAAVIALLYLAIHTNLVIVGRLKRAHGSAGDGASQSTRDPGARRGGFPSRSGV from the coding sequence ATGAACGACACAGGACAACCCATTGATATCCCCGATCGTTTTCCGAACGACTGGAAAACGAAGCCCACGGATCGGTTCATCCTGAAGTGGATCAAGTGCAATCTCTCGGCTCGAATCACCCCCCGCCTGCTGGGCTTGCGGGGATTGCGGCCCTGGATGATCACTCTTGCCGCGAGCGGTCTGGGGACGATGGCGGGCGCCGTCTTTGCGTTCGGACCCGCGTGGGCGGCGAGCGCGATGGCCGCGTGCGCACAGGTGCTCGACGGGGTTGACGGCCAGTTCGCGCGGTTGACCAACGCCCAGAGCAAAGCGGGGGCTTTCTGGGATTCAGTGCTGGACCGGTATGCGGACGGGGCGCTGGTGATCGGCCTCACCGTGTGGATCGGGCGAAATGTTGAGGCCGTTCCCTATTGGTTGTTGGGGCTGCTGGGATTTCTTGCCGTTGTCGGAAGCGGGCTCATCAGTTATTCGACCGCTCGGGCCGAATGCCTGGCGGTGGAGCTGGGGAGACCGACCCTGGCGAGCAAAGGCACCCGGACCTTTGTCGTGGTCGTATGTGGTTTTCTGACGGTCTTTTCGTGTTATGCCGCGGTGATCGCTCTGCTCTACCTGGCGATTCACACGAACCTGGTGATCGTCGGCCGACTGAAACGCGCTCACGGATCGGCCGGCGACGGGGCTTCGCAATCCACCCGGGACCCCGGGGCCCGTCGCGGGGGCTTTCCATCTCGATCCGGAGTTTGA
- a CDS encoding nicotinamide mononucleotide adenylyltransferase, which translates to MTEKGVIHGRFQVLHNDHMKYLLAGKSRCLHLVIGITNPDPASTRDDPADPKRSLPTANPLTYFERYVLVRSAMNEAGVSDRSFSVVPFPINFPELYRYYVPLDAVFYLTMYDNWGQKKLELFRSLELKTEVLWTRPLDEKGLSAGEIRERMIHDDPWEHLVPFSVALHLKRWGIPSRLRSLASRS; encoded by the coding sequence ATGACGGAAAAAGGCGTGATCCACGGGCGCTTCCAGGTGCTCCACAATGACCATATGAAATACCTTCTGGCGGGCAAGTCGAGGTGCCTTCACCTGGTCATCGGCATCACCAATCCCGATCCCGCCTCGACCAGGGACGACCCGGCCGATCCGAAGCGAAGCCTCCCCACTGCGAATCCGCTCACGTACTTCGAGCGCTACGTCCTGGTGCGATCTGCGATGAACGAGGCAGGCGTGAGCGACCGCAGCTTCTCGGTCGTTCCGTTTCCCATCAATTTCCCCGAGCTCTACAGGTATTATGTGCCCCTCGACGCCGTGTTCTATCTCACGATGTATGACAACTGGGGACAAAAAAAGCTGGAGCTGTTCCGCTCCCTGGAGTTGAAGACCGAGGTCCTTTGGACCAGGCCGCTGGATGAAAAAGGACTGAGCGCCGGGGAGATCCGCGAGCGCATGATCCACGACGATCCCTGGGAACACCTGGTCCCGTTTTCGGTCGCCCTTCACCTGAAACGGTGGGGTATTCCCTCGAGGTTGCGAAGCCTTGCGAGTCGTTCCTGA
- a CDS encoding rhodanese-like domain-containing protein has product MKSGKALGVWMLGLALLLCLSSGVFALGGRTDEAEVQKLAAKFHNEAAGGGYRIVSTGEFKAWLDQLDPRWASDMRTLLIVDTMPLDDGFRKHHIPGAVPFEFPNDEVNRLDDKTKAKFEELLGPDKNRKVVFYGRDTQCGRSHNGAMWAARLGYTRVYRYPDGIKGWLEAGYMVDRTD; this is encoded by the coding sequence ATGAAGAGTGGGAAAGCGCTTGGCGTATGGATGTTGGGCCTTGCCTTGTTACTGTGCCTGTCTTCCGGCGTGTTCGCGCTCGGCGGGCGAACCGATGAAGCGGAAGTGCAGAAGCTTGCAGCGAAATTTCACAACGAAGCCGCCGGAGGGGGATACAGAATCGTCAGCACCGGCGAATTCAAGGCCTGGCTGGATCAACTCGATCCCCGATGGGCGTCGGATATGAGGACCCTGTTGATCGTCGATACCATGCCGCTTGACGACGGCTTCAGGAAGCACCACATTCCGGGCGCGGTGCCGTTTGAGTTTCCGAACGACGAAGTAAACCGGTTGGACGACAAAACGAAGGCGAAGTTCGAAGAACTCCTTGGGCCGGACAAGAACCGGAAGGTGGTTTTCTACGGACGGGACACGCAGTGCGGCCGCAGTCACAACGGGGCGATGTGGGCGGCCAGGCTCGGTTACACCAGGGTGTATCGTTATCCCGACGGGATCAAGGGATGGCTGGAAGCCGGGTACATGGTCGACAGAACGGACTGA
- a CDS encoding DUF6485 family protein, with protein MDCKQDRNLERCNCTYSGCSRQGICCECLHYHLKSRQLPGCCFPQDAERTYDRSFEHFARLVSGKKV; from the coding sequence ATGGACTGCAAGCAGGATCGAAACCTGGAGAGGTGCAATTGCACTTACAGCGGTTGTTCGAGGCAGGGCATCTGCTGCGAGTGTCTTCACTATCACCTGAAGAGCCGACAACTGCCTGGGTGCTGCTTCCCTCAAGACGCGGAGCGAACCTACGACCGTTCCTTCGAACACTTCGCTCGCCTGGTCAGCGGGAAGAAAGTCTAG
- a CDS encoding tetratricopeptide repeat protein — protein sequence MRGGGILLLIGFVVLLTGCAGLSADMRLSNRGYEDILSRNYTQAEKHLAEALAINPDNPYALINMGVVYENTGREAQAREMYEKARALGSREVPSRTSQDWAKDKSLAEIAEKDAGGLSTNQKPLAKRGASM from the coding sequence ATGAGGGGTGGTGGAATTCTGTTGTTGATCGGGTTTGTTGTTCTCCTGACGGGCTGTGCCGGCTTATCCGCCGACATGAGATTGTCCAACCGGGGATACGAGGACATACTGAGCCGGAACTACACCCAGGCTGAAAAACACTTGGCGGAAGCCCTTGCCATCAATCCGGACAATCCGTATGCGCTCATCAACATGGGCGTCGTCTATGAAAACACCGGTCGAGAAGCACAGGCGCGGGAGATGTATGAAAAGGCGCGGGCACTCGGTTCCCGCGAGGTCCCTTCCAGGACCAGCCAGGATTGGGCTAAGGACAAATCTCTTGCCGAAATCGCCGAAAAGGATGCCGGCGGCCTGTCCACGAACCAAAAGCCCCTTGCCAAACGAGGCGCAAGCATGTGA